A section of the Hippea sp. KM1 genome encodes:
- the lepA gene encoding translation elongation factor 4 — protein MNEQRYIRNFSIIAHIDHGKSTLADRLIELTGALDKREMKEQILDSLEVERKHGITVKAQTARLEYEKNGQKYTLNMIDTPGHVDFGYEVSKSLKACEGCLLVVDATQGVEAQTIANAYLAIDNDLEIIPVINKIDLPSADVEKTKSEIEDALGIDAKDAIEISAKTGFNVDKVIDAIIERIPPPNGKKDSPLRALVVDSWYDNYRGVVFIVRVFDGELNVGDRILVYSTKKEYEVEELGFFTPKSKKTDKLSTGEVGYVIANIKNIQDATVGDTITLASNPTDKPFEGFQKPKPFVFAGLYPLNPEDYDDLAEALDKLQLNDASLTVEKEKSESLGFGFRCGFLGVLSMNITRERIEGEFGLDVVMTTPSVLYKVELTNGETIEISNPSELPQPTKIKAIYEPMVETEIITPAEFVGNIIKLLQDKRGQQKEILYIATDRVLIKYKVPLAEILVDFYDKLKSLSRGYASFDYEFIGFEASDLTKLIVLINSKEVDSFSLIVPKQKAYRIAREVLKNLKQYIPKQLFEVRLQAKVGGKIIAKETIGALRKDVLAKCYGGDITRKKKLLEKQKEGKKRLKQLGNVSISKEAFIKLVEIKGD, from the coding sequence ATGAATGAGCAAAGATACATAAGAAACTTCTCCATAATAGCACACATAGACCACGGAAAGAGCACATTGGCCGATAGGTTGATAGAGCTTACCGGGGCTTTAGACAAGCGGGAGATGAAGGAGCAGATACTGGACAGCTTAGAGGTGGAAAGAAAACACGGAATTACGGTTAAGGCCCAAACAGCCCGCCTGGAATACGAAAAAAACGGCCAGAAATACACGCTAAACATGATAGATACACCCGGGCATGTGGATTTTGGCTATGAGGTATCAAAGAGCCTGAAGGCGTGCGAGGGATGCCTGCTTGTGGTCGATGCAACCCAGGGGGTGGAGGCCCAGACCATAGCAAACGCATACCTGGCTATTGATAACGACCTTGAGATAATACCGGTAATCAACAAGATAGACCTGCCCAGCGCAGATGTCGAAAAAACCAAATCCGAGATAGAAGACGCATTGGGTATCGATGCAAAAGACGCCATAGAGATATCGGCAAAGACCGGATTTAATGTGGATAAGGTAATTGATGCGATAATAGAGAGGATTCCCCCGCCAAACGGCAAAAAGGATAGCCCCCTAAGGGCGCTTGTTGTTGATTCGTGGTATGACAATTACAGGGGCGTGGTCTTTATTGTTAGGGTGTTTGATGGTGAGCTCAATGTGGGTGATAGGATTTTAGTCTATTCAACAAAAAAGGAATACGAGGTTGAGGAGTTGGGCTTCTTTACCCCAAAATCCAAAAAAACCGACAAGCTTTCAACGGGAGAGGTTGGGTATGTCATAGCAAACATAAAGAACATTCAAGATGCAACCGTCGGTGATACAATAACACTGGCCAGCAATCCAACGGACAAACCCTTTGAGGGGTTTCAAAAGCCCAAGCCGTTCGTGTTTGCAGGGTTATATCCGCTAAACCCAGAGGATTATGATGATCTGGCTGAGGCACTGGATAAGCTTCAGTTAAACGATGCATCCTTAACAGTGGAGAAGGAGAAATCCGAAAGCCTGGGGTTTGGCTTCAGATGCGGCTTTTTGGGGGTCTTGAGCATGAATATAACCCGGGAAAGGATAGAGGGTGAGTTTGGTCTGGATGTTGTTATGACAACCCCCAGCGTTCTTTACAAGGTCGAGTTGACAAACGGTGAGACAATAGAGATATCCAATCCATCCGAACTGCCCCAGCCCACAAAGATCAAGGCTATCTACGAACCGATGGTCGAAACGGAGATAATAACGCCGGCTGAATTTGTGGGCAACATCATAAAGCTGCTTCAGGACAAAAGGGGGCAGCAGAAGGAGATCCTTTATATAGCAACAGATAGGGTATTGATAAAATACAAGGTGCCGCTTGCAGAGATCCTTGTGGACTTCTATGATAAGCTTAAATCCCTATCGAGGGGTTATGCCTCATTCGACTATGAGTTTATAGGCTTTGAGGCATCGGATCTAACCAAGCTCATTGTTTTGATCAACTCCAAAGAGGTCGATTCATTTTCGTTGATCGTGCCAAAACAAAAGGCTTACAGGATTGCAAGGGAGGTCTTGAAAAACCTAAAGCAATACATACCGAAGCAGTTGTTTGAGGTGAGGCTTCAGGCCAAGGTTGGCGGCAAGATAATCGCAAAGGAGACCATAGGGGCGTTGAGGAAGGATGTTCTTGCAAAATGTTATGGTGGTGATATAACAAGGAAAAAGAAGCTATTGGAGAAACAGAAAGAGGGCAAAAAGAGACTAAAACAACTGGGCAATGTCAGCATATCCAAGGAGGCCTTTATTAAGCTTGTTGAAATCAAGGGGGATTGA
- the lepB gene encoding signal peptidase I codes for MKEKNQSKLGEWVKSIIIALIIALFIRAFFVEAFKIPSSSMEPTLLVGDHVLANRLIYGIKVPITGKMIIPIKHPQRGDVVIFRWPKDRSIYFIKRCVGIPGDTLQMKNKILYRNGKRVNEPYVVHRDPNIYPKDTDISTFKTLWGSRDNWGPIKVPKGEYFMMGDNRDNSYDSRYWGFVPERNIVGKAFIIYGSWTFSPFEVRLNRFFRLIH; via the coding sequence ATGAAGGAAAAGAACCAGAGCAAATTGGGTGAATGGGTAAAATCCATAATCATAGCCCTCATAATCGCCCTATTTATAAGGGCGTTTTTTGTTGAGGCGTTTAAGATTCCATCATCGTCTATGGAGCCAACGCTCCTTGTTGGTGACCATGTGCTGGCAAACAGGCTGATATACGGTATAAAGGTGCCTATAACGGGCAAGATGATAATACCGATAAAGCACCCCCAGAGAGGGGATGTTGTAATCTTTAGGTGGCCAAAGGATAGGTCTATCTATTTTATCAAGCGGTGCGTTGGCATTCCGGGTGATACGCTTCAGATGAAAAACAAGATACTATACAGAAACGGTAAAAGGGTTAACGAACCCTATGTCGTTCACAGGGATCCAAACATATATCCAAAGGATACAGACATATCGACATTCAAGACGCTGTGGGGGTCTCGAGACAACTGGGGGCCCATTAAGGTGCCGAAGGGTGAATACTTCATGATGGGGGACAACAGGGACAACTCTTACGATTCACGGTATTGGGGTTTTGTGCCTGAGAGAAACATAGTGGGCAAGGCCTTCATAATTTACGGTTCGTGGACATTCTCCCCGTTTGAGGTAAGGCTCAACAGGTTCTTTAGGCTTATTCACTGA
- a CDS encoding CDP-alcohol phosphatidyltransferase family protein, whose amino-acid sequence MPINTANAITIFRIILVLPITLLLIEGLFGWAVWLFGVAAASDIIDGFIARRFNQATKLGAILDPLADKLLLNYTFLVLSIKGLIPLFLLSVVLFKDLTLITGSVIEVLSAKSIKNLKIKASIWGKVSTFFQVVVVVLVFLDLFGIYRNHAVFRISVFITAFLVIIALFDYINKYRNRIKEGLV is encoded by the coding sequence ATGCCAATAAACACGGCAAACGCAATAACCATATTCAGGATCATACTGGTTCTGCCAATAACACTGCTTCTGATAGAGGGGCTGTTTGGCTGGGCTGTGTGGCTGTTTGGTGTTGCAGCAGCAAGCGATATAATAGACGGCTTTATAGCAAGACGCTTCAATCAGGCAACCAAGCTCGGTGCTATTCTGGATCCACTGGCGGATAAGCTTCTGCTCAACTATACCTTCCTGGTTTTATCCATCAAGGGGTTAATACCGCTGTTTCTGCTTTCTGTGGTTCTATTTAAAGACCTAACCCTGATAACGGGCAGCGTGATAGAGGTTCTAAGCGCAAAGAGCATAAAGAACTTAAAAATAAAGGCTTCCATCTGGGGCAAGGTGTCCACATTCTTTCAGGTTGTCGTTGTCGTGCTGGTATTTCTGGATCTGTTCGGTATTTACAGAAACCATGCTGTTTTTAGAATAAGCGTTTTTATAACCGCATTCTTAGTAATAATTGCTCTGTTTGATTACATAAACAAATATAGAAATCGAATAAAGGAGGGGCTTGTATGA
- a CDS encoding YgaP family membrane protein translates to MKITKEANIGGKDREIRLLSGAALTTIGCLTKNHWIKAAGCILLITGISKKCIFYDLLGINTNT, encoded by the coding sequence ATGAAAATCACAAAAGAGGCAAATATCGGCGGAAAAGACAGGGAGATCAGGCTTCTATCCGGTGCAGCCTTAACGACCATTGGGTGCTTAACAAAAAACCACTGGATAAAGGCCGCAGGCTGCATTCTGCTCATAACGGGCATATCAAAGAAGTGCATCTTCTATGACCTTTTAGGTATAAACACAAATACTTGA
- the rpmB gene encoding 50S ribosomal protein L28, protein MARRCEICGKRAQVGYKISHSHIRTKKKWNPNIQRVKVYVDGKVKRMNVCTQCLKSNKVVKAVH, encoded by the coding sequence ATGGCAAGAAGATGTGAAATATGTGGAAAGAGGGCGCAGGTGGGATATAAGATAAGCCACTCCCACATCAGGACAAAGAAGAAGTGGAACCCCAACATACAGAGGGTTAAGGTCTATGTGGATGGCAAGGTAAAGAGAATGAATGTATGCACCCAGTGCCTAAAATCCAACAAGGTGGTAAAAGCCGTTCACTAA
- a CDS encoding ferredoxin domain-containing protein gives MDVVREALGVVSKLLLVDAITAPKSVGRDDLVIDLIDDSKTKSKILERMKQITDRGGKSFYKRDAINIENIDFIILIGFKLFYHGFDCGFCGFSGCAECESKGGVCAVSATDCGIAIGSVVKLASVFGIDNRIMISIGQAAKEVGYFKERIGGAYGIPLSATTKNPFFDRKIKV, from the coding sequence ATGGATGTCGTAAGAGAGGCTTTGGGCGTGGTTTCGAAGCTGTTGCTTGTTGATGCCATAACGGCGCCAAAGAGCGTTGGAAGGGACGATTTGGTGATTGACCTTATCGATGATAGCAAAACCAAATCGAAGATATTGGAGAGAATGAAGCAGATCACAGACAGAGGCGGCAAGAGCTTCTATAAAAGGGACGCCATTAATATCGAAAACATAGACTTTATCATACTCATAGGTTTTAAGCTGTTCTATCACGGCTTTGATTGCGGTTTTTGCGGCTTTTCGGGGTGTGCTGAGTGCGAAAGCAAGGGCGGAGTCTGCGCTGTAAGTGCCACGGATTGTGGTATTGCAATAGGCAGTGTTGTAAAGCTTGCATCGGTTTTTGGTATTGACAACCGTATTATGATATCCATCGGCCAGGCGGCCAAAGAGGTGGGCTATTTTAAGGAAAGGATTGGTGGCGCCTACGGTATACCACTTTCAGCAACCACCAAGAATCCGTTTTTCGATAGGAAGATAAAGGTTTAG
- a CDS encoding sigma-70 family RNA polymerase sigma factor yields the protein MIDRDEIIQAYYPIVRRIVKKTVVRMPEGYDEEDFVQIGMMGLLKALDNWDEKRSLSEFKSYANTKIRGYILDKLRSIDPVSRYARDKLKRINAAYRELMGEGKYNPSDDEVAKRANMDIDEFNELLYKQSNSTMLSIDEAVSGEDGDMVLLESIENKASKSPIAILEEEELQDLVKEALSSILNEVELTVLSLYYYEDLNMKEIASIIGKTESRVSQIKTKALMKIRAYVESKTEVR from the coding sequence ATGATCGATAGGGATGAGATAATACAGGCTTACTATCCCATAGTCAGAAGGATCGTTAAAAAAACAGTGGTCAGGATGCCTGAAGGGTATGATGAGGAGGATTTTGTTCAAATAGGCATGATGGGGCTGCTTAAGGCTTTGGACAACTGGGATGAAAAAAGGAGCCTGTCTGAGTTTAAATCATATGCAAATACAAAGATCAGGGGATACATACTCGATAAACTCAGAAGCATAGATCCGGTGTCTCGCTATGCCAGGGACAAGCTCAAAAGGATAAACGCTGCTTATAGGGAATTGATGGGTGAGGGTAAATACAACCCCTCAGACGATGAGGTGGCAAAGAGGGCCAATATGGATATAGACGAGTTCAATGAGCTTCTGTATAAGCAGTCCAACTCCACGATGCTTAGCATAGACGAGGCCGTTAGCGGTGAAGATGGAGACATGGTGTTACTTGAGTCCATTGAAAACAAGGCATCCAAAAGTCCCATTGCCATTTTAGAGGAAGAGGAGCTTCAAGATTTGGTGAAGGAGGCCTTAAGCAGCATCTTAAATGAAGTTGAGCTAACCGTTTTGAGTCTGTATTATTATGAGGATTTAAACATGAAAGAGATAGCATCCATCATAGGCAAGACCGAATCCAGGGTGTCTCAGATCAAGACAAAGGCGCTTATGAAGATTAGAGCTTATGTGGAGAGTAAAACAGAGGTGAGGTGA
- the ligA gene encoding NAD-dependent DNA ligase LigA has protein sequence MDKKEAKKRIEELRKQLHYHNYRYYVLDDPVISDSEYDKLMYELKQLEKAYPEFYDENSPTVKVGGAPLNRFEKVEHRIPMLSLEDGFDDNDIREFDRRVKRFLKLPEDEKIAYSVEPKFDGLSIDLIYENGRLTVASTRGDGYVGENVTQNIKTIRNVPLVLPVDDPPEYLDVQGEVLLTKEEFERINKERLKNGLSVFANPRNAAAGSVRQLDPKETAKRNLIMVMYYIRQIEGYKKDINSQHEALESLKKMGFPTSDLNRLVVGIEDAIEYKRKLESMRDSLPYELDGVVIKVDDFGLQKALGATTKSPRWAIAFKFPAQQATTRIKDIQVNVGRTGILTPVAILEPVNIGGVVVSRASLHTMDEIEKKDIRIGDVVFVQRAGDVIPEVVKPVKDLRDGSERRFVMPKQCPVCGSKVVKDGAYYRCSNINCPKVLKESIKHFVSRKAMNIDGFGDKLIEQLVDRGIVRDISDIYRLDKETLMGLDRVGEKLAENLISSIQRSKGTTFAKFIYALGIRHVGEFVARLLTERFRNLDALKNATKDELLGIDGIGEEIAESVVSFFSEPKNIQTIQRLLDYGIHFEDEKKKQSKIAGKSFVFTGTLSRPREYFKQLIEENGGIVRNSVSKNLDYLVVGENPGSKLKKAQEAGVSIINEEELMRLLEG, from the coding sequence ATGGATAAAAAAGAGGCAAAAAAGAGGATAGAGGAGTTAAGAAAACAGCTCCACTATCACAATTACCGCTATTATGTATTGGACGATCCTGTAATCTCCGATTCAGAATACGATAAGCTAATGTATGAACTGAAGCAGCTTGAAAAGGCCTATCCTGAGTTTTACGATGAGAATTCGCCCACTGTAAAGGTCGGCGGTGCTCCGCTTAATAGGTTTGAGAAGGTTGAGCATAGAATACCGATGCTGTCGCTTGAGGATGGCTTTGATGATAACGACATAAGGGAGTTTGATAGAAGGGTTAAAAGGTTTTTAAAGTTGCCTGAGGATGAGAAGATAGCATACAGCGTTGAGCCTAAATTTGACGGGTTGTCTATAGATTTGATCTATGAGAATGGAAGGCTTACAGTTGCATCAACCAGGGGCGATGGCTATGTCGGTGAGAATGTGACCCAAAACATAAAGACCATACGCAATGTTCCCCTTGTTTTGCCTGTTGATGACCCACCTGAATACCTCGATGTGCAGGGGGAGGTTCTTTTAACCAAGGAGGAGTTTGAAAGGATCAACAAGGAACGGCTAAAGAATGGCTTGAGCGTATTTGCCAATCCCAGGAATGCCGCTGCAGGCTCAGTTAGGCAACTCGACCCGAAAGAGACGGCAAAGAGGAACCTCATAATGGTGATGTATTACATCAGGCAGATAGAGGGATACAAAAAAGACATTAACTCACAGCATGAGGCTTTGGAGAGCCTTAAAAAGATGGGTTTTCCCACAAGTGATTTAAATAGGCTGGTTGTTGGCATAGAGGATGCCATTGAATACAAAAGGAAGCTTGAATCGATGAGGGATAGCCTGCCCTATGAGTTGGACGGTGTCGTCATAAAGGTGGACGATTTTGGGCTTCAGAAGGCCTTGGGTGCAACGACGAAGTCTCCCCGTTGGGCCATAGCCTTCAAATTCCCTGCACAACAGGCCACCACCAGGATAAAGGATATTCAGGTGAATGTGGGAAGGACCGGTATCTTGACACCGGTGGCTATATTGGAGCCTGTAAATATAGGCGGGGTTGTTGTATCGAGGGCAAGCCTCCATACCATGGATGAGATAGAGAAGAAGGATATAAGGATTGGCGATGTTGTGTTTGTTCAGAGGGCTGGTGATGTAATACCGGAGGTGGTAAAGCCGGTTAAGGATTTGAGGGATGGGAGTGAAAGAAGGTTTGTAATGCCCAAACAGTGCCCCGTATGCGGTTCCAAGGTGGTAAAGGACGGGGCTTACTATCGCTGCTCAAACATAAACTGCCCCAAGGTGCTGAAGGAGTCCATAAAACACTTCGTCTCAAGGAAGGCCATGAATATAGATGGATTTGGCGATAAATTGATTGAGCAGCTGGTGGATAGGGGTATAGTTAGGGATATTTCAGACATCTATAGGCTTGATAAAGAGACCCTTATGGGGTTGGATAGGGTTGGCGAGAAGTTGGCAGAAAACCTCATCTCATCCATTCAACGCTCAAAAGGCACGACATTTGCTAAATTCATTTATGCATTGGGGATTCGACATGTGGGTGAGTTTGTTGCAAGACTGCTAACGGAGAGGTTTAGGAATTTGGATGCTTTAAAGAACGCCACAAAGGACGAGCTTTTGGGTATCGATGGAATAGGTGAAGAGATAGCAGAAAGCGTTGTCTCTTTCTTTTCTGAGCCTAAAAACATCCAGACCATACAGAGGCTGTTGGATTACGGCATACACTTTGAGGATGAGAAGAAGAAGCAGTCTAAGATTGCAGGCAAGAGCTTTGTGTTTACAGGAACGCTGTCAAGACCGAGGGAGTATTTCAAGCAGCTTATAGAAGAGAATGGCGGCATAGTGAGAAATAGCGTTAGTAAGAATCTGGATTATCTGGTTGTGGGTGAAAACCCTGGATCGAAGCTAAAGAAGGCTCAAGAGGCAGGGGTGTCTATCATAAACGAGGAAGAGTTGATGCGTTTGTTGGAGGGGTAA
- a CDS encoding UDP-2,3-diacylglucosamine diphosphatase, protein MKCLFVSDVHYPKSRAIVDFLYDTHANYDAIYILGDLFEFYYGYGGFVYPHHFSLINLLACIGRSRRLVLFEGNHEYRLEAIKRYVNAEIVKGFLYENIDNLRVILSHGDTIDKKDLFYRLFRGFLKSRPTLSFINALPAGLLLELSKKASSFSKKRIKSKRYRGTEAACLEYAEGMLRQDADVVILAHTHTPVFKKINNGLYINTGDFFENFTYVEYETDRGFSLKRWNDG, encoded by the coding sequence ATGAAGTGTTTGTTCGTCTCTGATGTCCACTATCCAAAGAGCCGTGCTATAGTGGATTTTCTATACGATACACATGCAAATTACGATGCCATATACATATTGGGGGATCTGTTTGAGTTTTACTATGGGTATGGTGGTTTTGTCTATCCTCACCACTTTAGTTTGATTAACCTGCTTGCCTGTATAGGCAGAAGCAGAAGGCTTGTGCTGTTTGAGGGCAATCACGAATACAGGCTTGAGGCTATAAAGAGGTATGTAAATGCAGAGATTGTTAAGGGTTTTCTGTATGAGAATATCGATAATCTTAGGGTTATACTCTCCCACGGCGATACGATAGACAAAAAGGATCTCTTCTATAGGCTGTTTAGGGGGTTTTTGAAGAGCCGCCCTACCCTTTCGTTTATAAACGCCTTGCCGGCTGGCCTTCTGCTTGAGCTATCCAAGAAGGCCTCAAGCTTTAGCAAAAAAAGGATAAAGTCCAAAAGATACAGGGGGACGGAGGCAGCGTGTCTTGAGTATGCTGAAGGTATGCTAAGGCAGGATGCAGATGTTGTTATTTTAGCCCATACCCACACACCCGTATTTAAAAAAATCAATAATGGATTATACATAAATACAGGCGATTTCTTTGAAAACTTTACCTATGTCGAATACGAAACGGATAGAGGGTTTTCTTTGAAGAGGTGGAACGATGGATAA
- a CDS encoding rhomboid family intramembrane serine protease translates to MFPLKDNNPSYTRPVVNIFLIVVNVLVFFYELSQPNIMRFMYNHAFIPAMLFDYHYIFSSLIRAFNSMFLHGGFMHIIGNMWFLWVFGDNVEDRLGHVNYLLFYLAGGYASMIVQGAITPHSTVPLIGASGAVSAVLGAYLVFFPHASVLTLLPILIFITFVWIPAWLYIILWFFMQYLNGMFSIVSKSMGGVAWFAHIGGFIFGLIVARIKIKKEYL, encoded by the coding sequence ATGTTTCCACTTAAGGACAATAACCCGTCCTATACAAGGCCTGTTGTCAACATATTCTTGATAGTTGTGAATGTCTTGGTGTTCTTCTATGAGCTGTCTCAGCCGAATATAATGAGGTTTATGTATAACCATGCGTTTATACCCGCCATGCTATTTGACTATCATTACATATTTTCATCCCTCATAAGGGCCTTTAATTCCATGTTTCTTCACGGCGGTTTTATGCACATAATCGGGAACATGTGGTTTTTGTGGGTTTTTGGCGACAATGTGGAGGATAGGCTGGGTCATGTGAATTATCTGCTTTTCTATCTTGCCGGCGGTTATGCCTCTATGATCGTTCAGGGAGCCATAACGCCTCATTCCACCGTGCCGCTAATCGGTGCAAGCGGAGCTGTATCTGCCGTGCTTGGGGCTTATTTGGTTTTCTTTCCCCATGCTTCGGTGCTTACGCTTCTGCCCATTTTGATATTCATAACATTTGTTTGGATTCCAGCCTGGCTTTACATAATCTTGTGGTTCTTCATGCAGTATTTAAACGGCATGTTCTCCATTGTATCAAAATCCATGGGGGGTGTTGCCTGGTTTGCCCATATCGGCGGTTTTATCTTTGGGTTGATCGTGGCAAGGATTAAGATAAAAAAAGAATACCTATGA
- a CDS encoding DUF2062 domain-containing protein, protein MKKVSYRQLLRNLISLDDSPHKIAMSFAVGVFISISPFFGLHTVLAVVLSVLFKLNKLAAITGSWINNPWTTPLVYYLDYKIGAFILNDKTNFNLKPFTFEHYIHDGKNAFWDILIGSVVFGLAASVVCYFLIKYAVGKYRGKKGVMDVST, encoded by the coding sequence TTGAAGAAGGTTTCTTACAGGCAGCTTTTACGCAATCTCATCTCCCTTGATGATAGCCCCCATAAGATAGCAATGTCCTTTGCCGTTGGCGTGTTTATATCCATATCACCGTTTTTTGGTCTTCACACGGTATTGGCTGTTGTTTTGTCTGTGTTGTTTAAGCTTAATAAGCTTGCGGCCATTACCGGCTCATGGATAAACAATCCCTGGACGACGCCGCTTGTCTATTACCTTGATTACAAGATAGGGGCGTTCATTCTAAACGATAAAACAAACTTCAATCTAAAACCCTTCACCTTTGAGCACTATATACACGATGGGAAAAATGCCTTCTGGGATATATTGATAGGCAGCGTGGTGTTTGGATTAGCCGCTTCTGTTGTCTGTTATTTTTTGATAAAATACGCCGTTGGAAAATATAGAGGCAAAAAAGGAGTAATGGATGTTTCCACTTAA
- a CDS encoding J domain-containing protein codes for MDPYEVLGVDSNISENELRRVFLRLAKEYHPDTATTEEERIQKESRFKELTYAYNLIKSKEFSKGASDQKTTKTTTGRDILIKKAHAYISQNNFNAAIEALNQIKGNVDDDYEVNLLYGIAFLRKKRFHQAIKYFQKAVKLNPWKLEGYLYLGEVYEAISLKESARKFYQEALKIDPSSKKAQEALDRLSSNSVAIGSLFRKFLKR; via the coding sequence ATGGATCCTTATGAGGTTTTGGGTGTTGATTCCAATATAAGCGAGAACGAGCTGAGAAGGGTGTTTTTAAGGCTTGCCAAGGAGTATCATCCCGATACGGCAACAACTGAGGAGGAGAGGATCCAGAAGGAGAGTAGATTCAAAGAATTAACCTATGCCTATAATCTGATAAAGTCTAAGGAATTCTCCAAGGGCGCAAGCGATCAGAAAACAACAAAAACCACCACAGGCAGGGATATATTGATCAAAAAGGCGCATGCCTATATATCGCAGAACAACTTTAATGCGGCTATTGAGGCCTTAAACCAGATTAAGGGTAATGTGGATGACGATTATGAGGTTAACCTGTTGTATGGCATAGCCTTCCTCAGGAAAAAGAGGTTTCATCAGGCGATTAAATACTTCCAGAAGGCCGTTAAGCTAAACCCGTGGAAGTTGGAGGGGTATCTTTATTTGGGGGAGGTCTATGAAGCCATATCCCTTAAGGAGTCTGCAAGAAAATTCTATCAAGAGGCATTAAAGATAGACCCGTCAAGCAAAAAGGCTCAAGAGGCCCTTGATCGGCTGAGTTCAAATTCTGTGGCCATTGGTTCTTTGTTCAGAAAATTCCTGAAAAGGTAA
- a CDS encoding sigma-70 family RNA polymerase sigma factor: protein MESEKIDKNDQFLLDEEADLAESSALSSYLKEISQIPVLSQEEEKELGYRIRKGDKEALKKLVKHNLRFVVSVAKRYKNLGIPLLDLINEGNLGLIKAAKKFDPDRNTKFISYAAWWIKQSIMKYITEQSTPIRIPLKAKSRISKIDSIKEDYKQKFDEEPLDDELSEISELSEKEIKNAEMARFYFDSLDDYVNDDKDIVKGDLISLEEQSVEEEHIQKSLIEEVNKFLSELPQREQDIIKLRYGLYDGKPRTLREIGEKYGISKERVRQLENNIINKLKRRFKEYR, encoded by the coding sequence ATGGAAAGTGAAAAGATAGATAAAAACGATCAGTTTCTGCTCGATGAGGAAGCCGATTTAGCAGAAAGCAGCGCCTTATCGAGCTATCTAAAAGAGATATCCCAAATACCTGTTTTGTCCCAAGAAGAGGAGAAGGAGTTAGGTTATAGGATAAGAAAGGGGGATAAAGAAGCCTTAAAGAAGCTGGTTAAACACAACTTGAGGTTTGTTGTCAGTGTTGCAAAGAGATATAAGAATTTAGGCATTCCCCTGTTGGATTTGATCAATGAGGGCAATTTAGGCCTGATAAAGGCAGCAAAGAAGTTCGATCCAGATAGAAACACAAAGTTTATATCCTATGCAGCATGGTGGATAAAACAGTCCATTATGAAGTATATAACCGAGCAGAGCACCCCTATAAGGATACCGTTAAAGGCAAAAAGCAGGATCAGCAAAATAGACTCGATCAAGGAGGATTATAAACAGAAGTTCGATGAGGAGCCGTTGGACGATGAGCTTTCCGAGATCTCTGAGCTTAGCGAGAAGGAGATAAAGAACGCAGAGATGGCCAGATTTTACTTTGATTCGCTGGACGACTATGTGAACGATGATAAGGATATTGTAAAGGGGGATCTGATTAGTTTGGAGGAGCAGTCGGTTGAGGAGGAGCACATACAGAAATCCCTAATTGAGGAGGTTAATAAGTTTCTGTCTGAGCTTCCGCAAAGGGAGCAGGATATCATAAAGTTGAGGTATGGTTTGTATGATGGCAAGCCGAGAACATTGAGGGAGATAGGTGAAAAATACGGTATCAGCAAGGAGAGGGTCAGACAGCTTGAGAATAACATAATAAACAAACTCAAGAGGCGGTTTAAGGAGTATAGGTGA